In the genome of Carassius gibelio isolate Cgi1373 ecotype wild population from Czech Republic chromosome A25, carGib1.2-hapl.c, whole genome shotgun sequence, the window ACCTTCTAAATATTAATTAGGTGACTCAGCTTTGCCAGAATATAATTATTATGACGTTGCTTGGCAACCGCCCTGACCTGCCCAGTGATTTACCATAATCAATATTCATCAGCCTTTTtaaattcattaattcacaccAGTCTTAGCTGAGAAACTCTGACATCTTgtgtatgaatattaattatgttaCTCTGATGTACCAGAATATAATTATGCTGATGTTGCTTGGCATGACTTACCATAATCAATATTCATGAGCCTTTTTGAATCCGTAAATCCACACCCGGTTTAACTGAGAAACGCTGTCATCTTGTGGCCACAGAAGGCAGCACTATTGGTTGTGAAGTTGACCCACATATTATTAATGGGACATGCAGTTTAGCTAGCATTAGCATTCTTCCAGTACCAGTAGACGCAGTATGACTTTCTCtgagtttaataaaaataaaatgacactcGTGAGTTTTAGAGAGCGTAAACACGAAAAGTAATAATCTTACCTGTCAAACACAggaaaaaataagcaaatttgtcACAAACATTACTCAGGATTTTTCATCATCCAGACGTTCCTCCATGTCACTGGCACACGTTTATGCTCGTGTCTGTCTTTGTCGATCTTCTGGCTTCAAATCCGCTTTTTCAGATGTACAGATACTGCTTTTTCGCGATATGTTTGATGGTAAAGCAAGATAAGTTTGTTCCTTCGTCTAATTTCATTGCACTGCGCTACAGCGTGAAGCAGCAGCCAATAAGCGAGAGGATTTTGTATGACGTGTTGCGAAATGCGCGCGGTCGCGACTTATGGATGTTTTCGATACCGAAACTTTAGTGTCAATATCATACTtctaaactgaacttttaaattattaaatgtattaaattgttaaattactATGAGTAACATTGATAATTACAGACGTAACTTTATGTTTGAAACGAATTTCAACATCCAATACGCTGTTATTGTTCAAATATGTTAGTGGTAACCATGGAAATCTACAAATAATACTATAAGCTCACCTCactttagcaaaaccatggttaattttcacatGGGACTGCCAGTGAAAGgctgcataaaatgcaaaaaaaataaaataaattgacagCTATAATTTATACTAACAGTATGATCAATATAATCTTTTTACatataaattgaatgtaattcCACAAACTATATAGGCTACCATTTcaattttattgtgaaataactcaaacatatgttgttgtttttctgtcctCTGATAATTTTTCTGGGCTGTGTTCCCAAAAAGCTTCAGTTGTTTCTTATGATACTTTTGGGAGATACGGCCGTTTGAATACACGGAGTTCTGTCTTGCGTGTGATCAGATGATCAGGAAAATAGTTCTATCCTACACAATTATTCGTCCAAtatatgcatattattttatttgttaaataaactaaatcactgttttgtttttttttttttaaaaagaaagaaagaaaaaaaagaaaaagagatcgtgtcgatatttttttattttttagaatcgATACTTTCGATACTCGCATGCTAGTTAAGGATCGATATGCCCATTCCTAGCCGCGATAATTCAACATGGTGAAACAAGACTGTATAAAAGTCTgtttaaacagatgagttattAAAAAATCCACACCCCTCACAGTTTTCATGAAGgtcaaaattagctatatagaccaaaatcatctTTTGAACCAGGCAGtaaacctttcttttttttccctgctGTAAAGTTATGGGATTGActctcttttgcagccagcctcaagcggccagtcgatgagtTACAGTTTTAGTctcttccttgttggcttcatgagagagagcgggaggttgctaCCTGGATGAAacaatcatagacagtaaaagaaatggacacagcgaccccattggaactcaattgagacaagtgaagcccatttttagcgtttttttagcacttccgtttctgacgcgcagactcaaacgaagcttgccgacgtcagcaacctgtctgacagatgtaaatcttctagtagctgtgcgtgcaaactgccatcgttaatgttgcagagacggcgagcttgagcggggagttctttggcgtgagtgagcaggtgtaagtattctgattaattattttgtatagtattttaaaatgtaacgccagtacgccatattaaattaattgcctgcgagcttctcctcctgtctgtatggtaatgcgACAGCGAGATGAGTGgtaatcgttagcctattttttacaaaaactgtttctatggggccataatatataatataaaggagccctttatacattgtcgtatatctttagaaataattaatggacaaacggagtctttaaatgcctcagatgtaaagttattcgctgtcaaagtgacgccaaaatgaatgggagtcaatgggatgctaacgcaagtgaagttctgctaaaagatggcagcccccacccgacttcaacttccggtcgagttccttgccccctggaaACAAGACTGTATAAAGACAGGGTGAAACACACTAAGGGGTGACCCGGCCGCACCATACATAATTCAAAACGttatataaaactattataaGTATAGTCTTCATCTCATGTGCGTGTATAGGCTACACCATTCTACAGTAGCCGTTTCCGCCACGGAATAAAAATGAAGCTAATTGCACatattctctccctctcttttattCCACGACTGAAACAGGCTTCCATTATATTAAGGTGATGCTGCACAAAAACACAGCATATTTATTcatgtgtaaaacatttaaaatgactacAAACGACTACTAGCTTATGTTACCTTTAAATTTGTAAGTCTGAACTAAGTTTCTAATGATGTCAAAACATAGAGGGCCTTGGTTGCATCCAAATCGTATACTCTCATGATTAGGTACTTATTCTGAATTTGTAATTACTCCGTGAATGAAAGGAGTATGTTCTGCATCGTATAAATGCGTGTAGTGTGAACGTATTGTCACGTGACCTACCAGCGCCAGTTGCGTCACAACATTGCCATTCATAAATCCTCTTCTGTGTCCACCGCATGCACACTTCAGAATTATGCCAGAGGTACGTCATCCGGGTACTTTGAGCCTCCGCTTTTATAATAACTGTGAATCCGAAcacatttctttttcttcatgttcacacttttttttttttttttgctttcatttcctttaaattatttcataaCATTTCCGGTCTCAGTAATAAAGTAAACACAACACACCGAGGTAACGTGGCATTTCTTGTTTTAATCTGATTATATTTTGCAGAGCTTAAAATATCAAGTGGCTTTTAACttagataattaaaatacataaaaagaaagcAAGAACTGAGGAACTCTGcaaatagattaaaaaagaaaaaataaataaaacgaggAGGAGAGATGCTCTCTCGCTAAAGGCAATTATTGTGATTTCTTATACAGGTACAATCTGTTTCTAGGGAAAATTAATGTGCATCTTATACACACATGGGCTGCCACAATATTCATGACCTCTGATAACTTAAGAATAAAAacgtgaaataaaaaataaaggttgcGACTTGCGACGCTGGAGGATGTGCTCATCAATGCAACACAGCAAGTCATCTGCCATGCAACAGTGCAGCTTCTCTCGGAGCGAGCAGACATCCAGATCTCACTAACATCCTTGTCGGAAACCTACAAAGCACCATTCAAACCAGCAAACCCTTTATACATCATCTTAAAAAGCTAATAAGTACATACAGAACCATTGTAAATGATTTAAAGAACATAAAGCAATGAGTAATGATGGCTAGAATACGAAAAGGAGAGATTTTGCACTAGTTCGGTACAGTTTGATGTGAAATAAGGCTGCAGCGATCATAAACAGTGGTCGGtgggtgacgtcactccctccaCAAGGGGGAGCCAGAGGTCAAAGATAACTTTCTAAACATTGTTGCATATAAACAGATAATACCTTAGCTATAAATCTAAGGCACTGATGAGAGCCGAGCTGAAACACCATTCCCTAAAAGACGACGAAAACCTCAGAGCGCATGCGCAAAAACgctaataaaaatgctaattaaaatctaaattgttCCTGTATCAATGAGAATGCAGACAGATTGTTTCGTCCTGTAGGAAACATTCACACCAATCTGTGCTGCTGGTAGGAGAATTGCAGACCACCGGCCCTCACCGTCATCTTTTGATCAGTTCTCATGAAGACGGTGAGAAACGGTGATAGAAGGGCCCTTCCAAGGAGGCCTTGCACGTTTTGTGGTCTTCCTGGAGTTGGAGGCTCATCTCTCGGTCACGTGGTTGTGTGAATGGGGCGGCAGGGGGGCGCACAGCACCTCCGACAGGTCGTCCATGATGCAGGTCTCCTTGGGCTCCACCAAGTTGAACTCTCTGACGAAGACGATGAAATGTGCGTAAAGTGTGTTCAAGTGTCCCTGCAGCTCCAGAGCCACGGTCTCTTTAAAGTGAGCCCAGTAGATGTGAGCCAAGACGTGAAACAGATACCGGCAGACCTTCTTCACCAGAGACTCGAACGAGTTGGGGAAGTCTTTGCCTGGAAGGAAAGAGAGATTTAGCATTCAGCATTCATCACTgactgttatttaaaataaaaaataaaagtaaataaaaatgatgaattaGTAAAATCACTTTAATGAAATGAACATTATAACAACATGCTAGGATTACCCCCTAAAATCTTAATAAAAggtatttataatattttgcaGGCCTTTTCAAACGCTGCAAACAAATGTGGaaaagtaaaattacaataaattaaaaaatcaagTTGTTCATTATTTGTCATTCATTGCATTTATTGAATTAAgtaaatcaaaaattaaattaaataaaaaaatcaggtttAAATAGGAGATTTATTGCTTGTAATTAAATCGATTGttaactgattttcttttttaatcatcaAATATCTTggattacaaattatatatatataaaattattaatgatttttagttttattaatataatattaaagtttcattaatattttgaattacattaaatgtttatattttcagttttcaatttaatatgaaagttttagtcattttgttaagtgtttgtttttaagatttttattctgtagtttttattaaggtttaatttatttagattgagttattttagtaataaaatattttattttggtaaaggaaaacattttttgtgGTTTTAGTCTTTTGAATACATAACACCTATAATTGTGTTTATATTTGTTGTTCGGGTAATccgataccgataccagtgaatgtttttcaatgtttttttattattatttaaataaatgtagtatTTATCTCTCTCGTGTGTTGAACTGATAATCATTCTTTCATAATCTACTGAATACAGACTACttcattataaagaaaaataaacaaatataaaaaaaatatatgtaatattcataatctgataaaaatatataaaactaggttagtggataattcgacagcaaaagttataaaaaaaataaaaaaaataaaacaattagaaaTCCAGACATTTAGTGAAAAAACTATATTTTGTGGGCAACAGATAAAAGTGTTGCACTAAATATGGTAAAATGTTTCACATtgctatttgtattttaaaatccattaaTGAAAATCATTcatgaatgcatttatatataagtatatactataaaatgaaaatacatgtctttaaaatgtatagcatatttttaataaagtaacCACATAAGATAGATTCAATAGTGACAAACAAATACAGTGCAGCACGAAGCACAAAGGGAAGAGAAATTGATGTGTGGTGTATTATATCTGTGCAACAGTTATTGAAACCAGAAGAATTTCTATTCCCAAAACCCATTTTCCTCTAAAACCACTAGAGGGCGACACTAATCTAAGGAGTTAACTTCACACTTCTCTTGACTCCTTGAATGTAAACTCTTGTTCTTTATTATGACTGCTAGACACCAGTGATTATACACACCGTATTTTGTGGGGAAGATATCTTCGTCCGTCACTAATTTCTGCACGAAAGTCATAACAAGGTCGACATACTGAGGTGCGGTGCACTTCGTCTTCTTCCCCCTCTCGTCGTACCAGTAGTATATCCTGTAAAAGTCAAAGACAGTCAAAATTAACTTATTCACATTTCAGAACAAAGTGTACAATTTACTGTTAAAACGTGTACAGCTCCTATCAGCATTTTAAGGAGGACTGGCCATCGTGACATTGAGTTTGGGAGGGGAGCGTGGGTTCGAGGGGCTGTAGACATTACAAATCTCTAGGAATGCAAACTGAACGCATAACTGAACATAACTGACCAACGCTGATCATTCAACAGAAGAGCAGGCCACACATGAAACCAAACGGGAGGAATTAAAGATCGCATGAACTGAAATAACCCTCACGGTAAACTAAAGCACTATTAGTAGTTAAACACAGATGCTACAGACGAATAATATCGGACAACCTTAAAACATCTTCAAACTACACAGAGTTACAGATCTGAGGGAATTCTTCGGATGAAGTCCAACCGGCGGCAGTTTATTTCAAAAACACTTGAATCTACCGCATAAAACTCTTCAACAAAACGTGAACTATTCAGATTAGACGGCCTACTAATCTAAAACATGGTTATGCATATTTATGAGTGAGTGTTTTACTCCAATATGTACAATAGAAACAAGTGGGTTTGTTGTTGTCGTAACATTGattttctgaacttttttttcatactttcaaGTTTTcaaacatttctacatttttattaattgtttgtttCGTTCACTCTTTTAACAAGAATCTGGTTTAAAAGACTGAAAATTCAAACAATGAAACATTTTGGGAATAAAATGCGAAAatctttttgttttcaaaagGTTACAATTCTCCCAACACAAAATATGATGTGATGTTTACCTTGATTCTTTTCCCCCTCGTCACAAATCAAAAGTCTCATAATAAGcttttaaaatggttttcttACTAGTTAAAATGTACACATTCATATTTCGGTCCTGGCGTAAATGACGACATGATGAGGTCATAATTTGTCGAAAAAGCGatataaatatttactaaataagtactgaatatttaacttttacttcAAATTACaatagttttattcatttatttttttacgttttcaTAGTTTAATATAGAAAATCTATAAGGCTAAGATGATAACATTTTGATAGTTTGGAAAAGACGTAAATCAAACGTAAATTCAATGAACGTCAACCCGTAGGAAACGGACGTGTGTGTATTTCAAGAAACACCATCATACTACGCACAGGCATAATATCTCAAGATATGACCCATCACAGAACATCAGGTCTATGTGTGCGTCGCTGTCCCTCCCTTTAGGTGTTTTCATCAGAAATGGTTTCTCAATGGACCGAGCGCACCCATCCTCGTCCTGCGTGTTATTGTTAGTGTTGTGTGTTGGTAATTCACGTCCTTGAACGTTTGTCATGTTTCTGGTTCTACAGGGTCAGTCTGTAGAGATTCACGCCCAGGCTTCACTCCGGCCAAACAGGGCGGACGAGTCGAGCAACATGAACAGATGGAGGCACGTATTTCTGTTGGACTTGTAGAAGGGTGATTTCTACAATAACGGGcatttttcaaatgtttgaaATCTGAAAATGAAACTTCAAACTGTTTCATGTTAACTTTTATGATCAGCCTTCGAGTGCGTTTTGGTATCAGGGTGGATTATTAATTTTGTGTGCGATGATAATTAAATTGTTCACTTATTTGGAGAAAATGTTTAACAAGACAAGACACACTTTGTGAATATTTACTCAAATACTGAGTGTTTAACCAAAATTACAGTACTTATGTTGTAATCAATTACATCACAATTGAGATGAAACTGTTTTATAGAAATTCAGTTCTCTAATGCTTAGTATGGTGCGAACAAATTtgttataaaagaaaaattattataaaataattatagtaaaatgtaataaatacataaatgtacatagatttttttatttattagatatattcatatatatatttttaataacaatatattatgtttttgttttacatttaaatcattaaaaacttaTTTCTAACAACACAACAAcagtttattatatatgcatattatacatttaaataatttttataacaataattattatgaattatacatttatattattattattactattattgttttttaagatATTAggcaaaaatacaacattttctgGATACTTTTCTGGTTTCAGTAGGGGAATGTGCACAATTGACATTCTGTGAAATTGAAATGTCACAATACTCTTAAAAATGAGTTTTTTAAGATATTAggcaaaaatacaacattttctgGATACTTTTCTGGTTTCAGTAGGGGAATGTGCACAATTGACATTCTGTGAAATTGAAATGTcacaacactcttaaaaatgagTAAAAATAATGAGTGCTGGTCAAGGGACTAAAGCTGTAATGTAAATGTTGTGATAAGTAACTTTAGAACTGATCTCTTTCGTCTCAAGTTCGGGCCTCAGCTCTGATCTTCCCAAACAGCTTGAGAGAAGATTCAACTCTAGGCCTTTAAGGTCATTTAACTGGATCCACCACAAACAAACTGATTCTGAGAATAGTTCAAAACAACATCTGAAAGCCAAACAAGCACTGGTTTCTGTAAGATGTGTGTCAGCTTTTATTCCAGTCATGCATTAACCCAATCAGACCCACAAACCCAGATTCATACAGAGCAACTGTGCTGATCAGGGATCTGACCTTAAAATGGAAAAACATTGTGaataatgagaaatatttgaTCTAGAAGCAGTTCTCTTGAAAAGAGGGGTTGTGGTTCTCACCCCAGGACATGTCTAGAGCAAGAAAGACAGACAAGGGAAACTTACGTGTTGCAGGCCGTCATGGCTTGACATGTGTCCCCTGTGCAAAACTCAGAGATTGTGCTATACTGCAGATTTATGAGATTGAAGAAGGTTGTTGCTGTAAgggacaaaaaataaatcaaattaaattttaaaaaggtGACATTCAAAAAGTACTAAAAATCTTTAACTGATATTTCCGAAGACCTAAAGCTTTAcaatggctctgttccaaaaccaaaTAAGCTCCCTATGAAGGCAGCGTTTTAAGACATCACAGTCACGTTTATGGCGTGAAGTTTAAAACCAGCTAAAAACAGTCTATGCTGCTtaggtcttagctggtttaagctggtccaaTCAACCACCTTAAGCTAGTTTTAATGTTGGTGTGTTATTAAACGCTATGTTTTCGTAATTGAAAATCACAATATGCACTGTGACAAGCTAGATGAAAGAAATCCACGTTGTTGATTATACACTTTGTTAAATGTCGATTCTGAACATATTTCATTCAATACCACAATTGACCGATAAATAACAGTTGACCATATACAAAAAATAGTTCACACAACATTTCTGtacaccatgtttttttttatttaatttaactatgCTAagattagcaacatgctaacattaaatgtgaaaagCTTTATTGTTTCATTAGGTGAAATTCGTCAGGGGTTAGTCTAAATCATTAACCCTAAGGATTAGCATTAGTTAGCCATTTCAAAGCTGGATTTGACACGGTTATTTGGCTCACAGGGAAATTTGTgtcctgttttattttaattgacgttcatgttgttagcttagcaattAGCTGATATCAAACttgaaagtttttttgtttgccaGGTGAAATCGTAAGAGTTTGACCAAATCACTAACTACAAGGATGAGCACTAGTAACAggacaaatattataaatattttgttacctaTCTTGTCagtagcttagcaacatgctaacatcagaattaacagttttattgttCACCTTAAGAAAATCATCGAATCATCAAAGTCCAGTCACTTAGAAGTATATAATTGTGTATAGGGGTCTGTTCAAATCACTAACCCTAAAGATGAGCGCTAGATAACTAGCAGCACTAAGTAACTACTTATTTCTTTTggacatttctttttaaacagaaaataacCTTTGTTTACGATAAAATTGTTAGCATTTTTTGCAGCATTTAC includes:
- the LOC127947066 gene encoding MOB kinase activator 2 isoform X1 — protein: MRFKRNGSYTLNSTTDMHSQKTPRSGLSCKMVLQAVGKVLRKSKTKPNGKKAPAEEKKHYMDPEYTKVRVMDFDLKDLVALPTKEIDLNEWLASNTTTFFNLINLQYSTISEFCTGDTCQAMTACNTIYYWYDERGKKTKCTAPQYVDLVMTFVQKLVTDEDIFPTKYGKDFPNSFESLVKKVCRYLFHVLAHIYWAHFKETVALELQGHLNTLYAHFIVFVREFNLVEPKETCIMDDLSEVLCAPLPPHSHNHVTER
- the LOC127947066 gene encoding MOB kinase activator 2 isoform X4 encodes the protein MRFKRNGSYTLNRKSKTKPNGKKAPAEEKKHYMDPEYTKVRVMDFDLKDLVALPTKEIDLNEWLASNTTTFFNLINLQYSTISEFCTGDTCQAMTACNTIYYWYDERGKKTKCTAPQYVDLVMTFVQKLVTDEDIFPTKYGKDFPNSFESLVKKVCRYLFHVLAHIYWAHFKETVALELQGHLNTLYAHFIVFVREFNLVEPKETCIMDDLSEVLCAPLPPHSHNHVTER
- the LOC127947066 gene encoding MOB kinase activator 2 isoform X2; this translates as MGVLVCCDCFFYSTTDMHSQKTPRSGLSCKMVLQAVGKVLRKSKTKPNGKKAPAEEKKHYMDPEYTKVRVMDFDLKDLVALPTKEIDLNEWLASNTTTFFNLINLQYSTISEFCTGDTCQAMTACNTIYYWYDERGKKTKCTAPQYVDLVMTFVQKLVTDEDIFPTKYGKDFPNSFESLVKKVCRYLFHVLAHIYWAHFKETVALELQGHLNTLYAHFIVFVREFNLVEPKETCIMDDLSEVLCAPLPPHSHNHVTER
- the LOC127947066 gene encoding MOB kinase activator 2 isoform X5, giving the protein MGVLVCCDCFFYRKSKTKPNGKKAPAEEKKHYMDPEYTKVRVMDFDLKDLVALPTKEIDLNEWLASNTTTFFNLINLQYSTISEFCTGDTCQAMTACNTIYYWYDERGKKTKCTAPQYVDLVMTFVQKLVTDEDIFPTKYGKDFPNSFESLVKKVCRYLFHVLAHIYWAHFKETVALELQGHLNTLYAHFIVFVREFNLVEPKETCIMDDLSEVLCAPLPPHSHNHVTER
- the LOC127947066 gene encoding MOB kinase activator 2 isoform X6 — its product is MDWLMGKSKTKPNGKKAPAEEKKHYMDPEYTKVRVMDFDLKDLVALPTKEIDLNEWLASNTTTFFNLINLQYSTISEFCTGDTCQAMTACNTIYYWYDERGKKTKCTAPQYVDLVMTFVQKLVTDEDIFPTKYGKDFPNSFESLVKKVCRYLFHVLAHIYWAHFKETVALELQGHLNTLYAHFIVFVREFNLVEPKETCIMDDLSEVLCAPLPPHSHNHVTER
- the LOC127947066 gene encoding MOB kinase activator 2 isoform X3 codes for the protein MDWLMGTTDMHSQKTPRSGLSCKMVLQAVGKVLRKSKTKPNGKKAPAEEKKHYMDPEYTKVRVMDFDLKDLVALPTKEIDLNEWLASNTTTFFNLINLQYSTISEFCTGDTCQAMTACNTIYYWYDERGKKTKCTAPQYVDLVMTFVQKLVTDEDIFPTKYGKDFPNSFESLVKKVCRYLFHVLAHIYWAHFKETVALELQGHLNTLYAHFIVFVREFNLVEPKETCIMDDLSEVLCAPLPPHSHNHVTER